A single window of Candidatus Chlorobium masyuteum DNA harbors:
- a CDS encoding secondary thiamine-phosphate synthase enzyme YjbQ codes for MKSYHKELWLEIPARMDFVNITGEVEQALEESGIQEGLCLVNAMHITASVFINDDEPGLHQDYKKWLEELAPHEPLSRYQHNRTGEDNGDAHHKRQIMGREVMVAVTRGRLHFGTWEQIFYGEFDGKRKKRVLIKIIGE; via the coding sequence ATGAAATCATACCACAAGGAACTCTGGCTTGAGATACCTGCACGAATGGATTTTGTCAATATCACCGGCGAAGTTGAGCAAGCGTTGGAGGAGAGCGGCATTCAGGAGGGGCTCTGCCTCGTCAACGCGATGCACATTACCGCATCGGTCTTTATCAATGATGACGAGCCGGGACTGCATCAGGACTACAAAAAATGGCTTGAAGAGCTGGCTCCGCATGAACCGCTCAGCCGCTACCAGCATAACCGAACCGGAGAGGATAACGGCGATGCCCACCACAAACGCCAGATCATGGGGCGGGAGGTTATGGTTGCCGTCACCAGAGGGAGGCTCCATTTCGGAACCTGGGAGCAGATCTTCTACGGCGAGTTTGACGGCAAGAGAAAAAAGCGGGTGCTCATCAAAATCATCGGAGAGTAG
- a CDS encoding glutamine synthetase III family protein has translation MSSESKIPVSTYFGAMTFDQKAMRARLPKEVFTALQGTIKAGKKITEEIAGVVAHGMKEWAMEKGATHYTHWFQPMTGSTAEKHDAFLSIDRDGTPIERFSGEQLIQGEPDASSFPSGGMRTTFEARGYTAWDPSSPAFLMKGGKDLTLCIPTVFISYNGEALDAKTPLLRSMDAVSKSSIRLLETLGVSGVSRVKTFAGCEQEYFLIDRKYYTERPDLVMCGRTLLGALPPKGQQLEDHYFGSIPDRVLEFMQDVEHELYLLGIPAKTRHNEVAPHQFEIAPIFEEANIAVDHNLLVMEVMKKIAEKKGFALLLAEKPFAGINGSGKHNNWSIGTDTGINLLDPGDTPEKNIQFLVFLVAVLGGIYKRADILRMSIASMGNDHRLGANEAPPAVVTVFLGELLERVLDAIESGKVDLKTEKQVLNLGLAQVPEVNKDYTDRNRTSPFAFTGNKFEFRAVGSSQAASVPNMVLNTLMAESVDQMADAILAKIKAGKERDSAILETLREQITATKAIRYQGDNYSEALQQYAKDNGLPNLKNTPQSLRVLLKKDVQDVFIKYGVLTAEETNSRLHIRLERYVKGIDIEARTLQLMLKTFVIPDVSEYQGDIGSSFNNLLAAAEAIGLSDKAIKSQADHLKKLAENLSTLIDLTGEFDEAVEKLETLDSEFDKADYCADVLLPFMVKVREVSDRLELMVDRSRWQLPTYSEMLFEH, from the coding sequence TTGAGCAGTGAAAGTAAAATTCCGGTATCCACTTACTTTGGTGCGATGACCTTTGATCAGAAAGCCATGCGTGCAAGGCTTCCCAAAGAGGTATTCACGGCATTGCAGGGCACCATCAAGGCAGGTAAAAAAATAACTGAGGAGATTGCCGGTGTCGTTGCACACGGCATGAAAGAGTGGGCGATGGAGAAAGGCGCCACTCATTACACCCACTGGTTTCAGCCGATGACCGGCTCCACGGCAGAAAAGCATGATGCATTTTTGTCGATTGACCGTGACGGCACACCGATCGAGCGTTTTTCCGGCGAACAGTTGATCCAGGGTGAACCTGATGCATCAAGCTTTCCGTCCGGCGGCATGCGCACCACCTTTGAAGCCCGTGGCTACACCGCATGGGATCCTTCAAGTCCTGCATTCCTTATGAAGGGCGGCAAAGATCTGACTCTTTGTATTCCGACCGTCTTCATCTCCTATAATGGCGAAGCTCTTGATGCCAAAACGCCGCTTCTGCGTTCCATGGATGCTGTAAGCAAATCCTCCATCAGGCTTCTTGAGACCCTTGGTGTCAGCGGTGTTTCACGCGTTAAAACCTTTGCCGGTTGCGAACAGGAGTACTTCCTGATCGACAGAAAATACTATACCGAACGTCCTGACCTTGTCATGTGCGGCCGTACCCTGCTTGGCGCTCTCCCTCCGAAAGGCCAGCAGCTTGAGGACCACTATTTCGGATCGATTCCCGACCGTGTTCTTGAGTTCATGCAGGATGTTGAGCACGAGCTCTATCTGCTTGGTATTCCGGCAAAAACCCGTCACAATGAGGTTGCACCCCATCAGTTCGAGATTGCTCCGATTTTTGAAGAGGCCAACATTGCCGTTGATCACAACCTGCTTGTCATGGAAGTGATGAAAAAGATTGCCGAAAAGAAAGGCTTTGCTCTTCTTCTGGCTGAAAAACCGTTTGCCGGCATCAACGGCTCAGGCAAACACAACAACTGGTCAATCGGCACCGATACCGGCATCAACCTGCTTGATCCGGGTGATACTCCTGAAAAGAACATTCAGTTCCTTGTTTTCCTTGTTGCCGTTCTTGGCGGTATCTACAAGAGAGCTGATATTCTCAGAATGTCTATTGCAAGCATGGGCAACGACCATCGTCTCGGTGCCAACGAAGCTCCTCCTGCTGTGGTTACCGTCTTCCTCGGCGAGCTGCTTGAGCGTGTGCTTGATGCAATTGAGAGCGGCAAGGTAGACCTTAAAACCGAAAAACAGGTGCTCAACCTCGGTCTGGCACAGGTTCCCGAGGTCAACAAGGACTATACCGACCGCAACCGTACCTCACCGTTCGCCTTTACCGGCAACAAGTTCGAGTTCAGGGCTGTCGGTTCATCACAGGCCGCTTCTGTGCCGAACATGGTGCTCAACACCCTTATGGCCGAATCGGTTGACCAGATGGCTGATGCGATTCTTGCCAAAATCAAGGCAGGAAAAGAGAGGGATTCAGCAATTCTTGAGACCCTCCGCGAGCAGATCACCGCAACAAAGGCAATCCGCTACCAGGGAGATAACTACAGTGAAGCCCTTCAGCAGTATGCGAAGGATAACGGTCTGCCTAACCTGAAGAACACTCCTCAGTCTCTCAGGGTGCTCCTCAAGAAGGATGTTCAGGATGTGTTTATCAAGTATGGCGTCCTGACTGCCGAAGAGACCAATTCACGTCTGCACATCCGTCTCGAGCGCTATGTCAAGGGTATCGATATCGAAGCCCGCACGCTCCAGCTTATGCTGAAGACCTTTGTTATTCCTGATGTTTCCGAATATCAGGGTGATATCGGCAGCTCCTTCAACAACCTGCTTGCTGCGGCAGAGGCTATCGGGCTTTCCGACAAGGCAATCAAGAGCCAGGCCGATCATCTCAAAAAACTGGCCGAAAACCTTTCGACCCTGATTGATTTGACCGGTGAGTTTGATGAGGCCGTTGAAAAGCTTGAGACGCTTGACAGCGAGTTTGATAAAGCGGATTACTGCGCCGACGTCCTGCTCCCATTCATGGTTAAAGTCCGTGAAGTTTCGGACAGGCTTGAGCTGATGGTTGACCGCAGCCGCTGGCAGCTTCCGACCTACTCGGAAATGCTCTTCGAGCACTGA
- a CDS encoding Lrp/AsnC family transcriptional regulator: protein MSGHLDLIDLKIIESLGENGRVRLSELAEVVGLSIPSVSERLDKLQKNGIIKGFSMEVDERQLGFDIHAFVRVRIDSSKHYKSFMEHVMKEDEIMECFSVTGEGSHILKVMTHNTASLEQFLSRIQSWPGVLGTNTSFVLSQLKKNKKISAEIVRSNLQDRQVLITFDEKKSRKS, encoded by the coding sequence ATGTCCGGACATCTTGATCTGATTGATCTGAAAATCATCGAGTCTCTTGGTGAAAATGGCAGGGTTCGGTTGAGTGAGCTTGCTGAAGTGGTGGGCCTTTCCATACCATCAGTCAGCGAGAGGCTCGACAAGCTGCAGAAGAACGGCATTATCAAAGGTTTTAGCATGGAGGTTGATGAGCGGCAGCTCGGTTTTGACATTCATGCGTTTGTACGGGTAAGAATTGATTCATCCAAGCACTATAAATCATTTATGGAGCATGTGATGAAGGAAGATGAGATTATGGAGTGTTTCTCCGTTACCGGTGAAGGGTCGCATATTCTGAAGGTTATGACCCACAACACTGCATCGCTTGAGCAGTTTCTTTCAAGAATACAGAGCTGGCCGGGAGTTCTCGGCACCAACACCAGTTTTGTGCTCTCCCAGCTCAAGAAGAACAAAAAAATAAGTGCAGAGATTGTCCGCAGCAATCTTCAGGATCGTCAGGTTCTGATCACCTTTGATGAGAAGAAATCAAGAAAATCATAA